GCAGTCGATTACTCGCACTCGATACTAAAGGGAAAATCTCGGTACTGGCCGGCCTGGGTAAGTTGTTGCCCGTGACCGGATTCGACATTGCTCCCGCGAGTTTTGGCGCGTTCGCTGGGCAAATCTTCTCGCTGGCGCAAGCGAAAGTCGCGGCAGCCGGTGCCACGGCGAATCATATCGTTCAACGCATCGACCCCAGCAAAGGCTACGAAGCCAGCGTCTTCTGCACGCTGCAGAATGCCGGGAGCGCGAACCAAGGGGTCAGCGGGTTTGGCGTCGACGCCCGCTTTGGCCCTGAAGGCAGCCCGTTCGCCGGCAAATTTTTCGCCGTCACTGCGTTCAATAATGCGATCTATCAAGTGACGCCGGATGGCGTGTGCACGCCCTTCGCGATCTTCGAGGGCAAGCAAGCTGCTTCTCCTACCGGTCTGGCCTTTTCGCTCGACGGCAAGACCATGCTGGTGACGATCGTCAGGGGAGATATCGTTGGTGCCTCGACTGGTAAAACCGGAGCCATCGTCATGGTTAGTCCCGACGGGAAGATTGCCGAGAAGCCTTTTGTCGAAGGGCTATCGCGACCGATGGGAATGGATATTGCCCCGCAGACGTTCGGATCCTATGCCGGGCAGGTCTTCGTGGCCGATGTGGAAAACATTCAGGTGCCGGTGCCGATGACACAAGCCCTGGCGGCGGACGGCAAAGTCTATCGCGTGGCCGATGGCGTGTTGCATCTTGTGGCCTCCGGCTTCTTCAATCCCGCCGGGGTGCGATTCGTTGCGGACAAGCTGTTGTGGATCAGCGACATCAACGGCGACTTTATTGCCGGGATGCGCGAGTTGCCGGACGGGTTTATTACGGAAATTCGCGCCCAATAAGGCTGGGGTCGGAGCGGTCGATTTCGGACCCTAGACCCTCCCCGGTTTTTCGCTATAGTGTCCCGGGCAAACTTTCACCGAAGGAGGACGGTCATGACCGACGAGGAACTCAAAGAGAAAATCAAAGAGGTGCTCTCCGAGATGGGGGTATGGTCCGGCCATCGCGAGATGACGATCGACGATATCGCGACCATTCAGCCGGGGCTGGCGCGCATCATGCCGGATGTCGGCATTCGTACTTGGAAGCTCTACTATGCTGCCAAAGAAGGGCACTGGGAACTGGCGAATTTCCAGTGGAAAGAGGTTAAGGAATTGATGGAGTTAGGCGCGTTCACTCGCCCGAAACACGAAGACGCGCTGAATCAATTCATGGCAGAAGACTGGCCGCCGCTTGGCCAGGCGATTAAAGATAAAGATTTCGAGGCGTTCGAGAAAGCCTTCCATCACGCCGTTTCGCAAGCAAACGCGTATCACGAGCTGAAGGAGAAGCCGTACATTCGCTGGCAACTGCCCGATCATCCACCGCCGGATCTCGATATGAAACCGCGCGGCGCGGCGAAGAAGTAACGAATGCGAAAAATTGAGTCATTGAGTCATTGAAAAACTGAACCGTTGCAATGCTGTTTTTATCAATGACCCGATGACCCAATACTGCTAGCTTGCCTGCCACGGCAGCGGCATATGCTGATTCTCTGCCGTACACACCCGCACTGGCGCTTGTCCAAGCGCGGCGACCAAGAACATGTCTTCCGTTCCTGTATTCACGATCTGATGGATGGCGTCCGGCGGAATCTGGAGCGTCGAATTCGGGCCGAAGTCGCACACCACCCCATTGATCGTGCATTGACCCGAGCCGCGCAGTACCACGATAGCCTCTTCGCAAGCATGCCGGTGCATGGGGGTGCCGGCTCCCGGCTTGATGGTCTGCATCCACATCTCCAACGTTCCGAAGCCATGCTCCGGGCCGGCCAGGGTTTGATGGTCAAGGCCGGGAATCTGGAAACGGGTCACGGTATTGTTGTCGAGCACCGGCATAACAAGACTCCTTTCTTTGCCGAGTAGGGGCGAGGTCACCTCGCCCCTACGTGTCGTCACGTTACACGCTGAGATTGTAGAACCGGATCGCATTCTCGCCGAGCACTAACCGCTGCGCCTCCGGCGATAACGGTGCCAAGCGTTCCTTCATTTCCTTGACGACGCCGAACGAGGCATCGACGTGCGGGTAGTCCGACGCCCACACGAAATACTCCGCGCCGACGCGCTCGACCACTGCCGCAGTGATGCTTTCGTCTGGGTCCGCCGAGACCAAGCACTGCCGGTAGAAATACGCGCTCGGCTTCATAGTGAGTGGGGTGTAGGATGACATCACTTCGTATTTGTGATCCAGGCGATCCAGCCACGCGGAAATCCAGTTCGCTCCCGCCTCTAACACCGTGCATTTCAGACGCGGGTATTTCTCGAACATGCCCCAGGAGAGCATCTGGGTGAAGGCGGCCATCACGTCGATCGCTAAAAAGGCGAAGCCGAACAGGCGGTCGCGCTTGTCTCTATGGAGCCAACCTTGGAAAGCCGGCTGATCGCGCACGACTACATGAAATCCCACCGGCATCTCCAGGTCCTGAACGGTTTCCCAGAACCGCACGTAGGAGGGATCGTCGAAATGCTTGCCACCGCGCGCCGCCATGTCCGGCGAGAGATAGACGCCGACACAACCGTCTTTGCGGGCACGGGTCACTTCTTCCACCGCGCCCTCCGGGTCAAGCAAGGAAATATGAGCGGTGGGAAAGAGACGCTTCGGGTTCTCGCGGCAGAAGTCGACAATCCAACGATTGTACGCGCGGGTATAGGCGGTGGCTAACTTGGCGTCGGTGACCATCCCTTCCCAGCAGATACCGATCGTGGGGTAGAACATGGCGATATCGATGCCTTCTTCGTCCATGACTTTGAGGCGAGCCTTGGGGTCATACCCTCCGGCGGGGCAGCCATCGGCATAGGTCATTTTGCCGTTTTGATGCAACGCGACCGGGTCCATGCCGATACCTCCGAGCACGCCCAAATGGCCGCGCACAAGTTCGAGCCGGCGGTTGTCGATTAGTAAATTTTCGTATCCGTCATTGTCGAATGCGATGCGAATCGCCCGGTCGCGATATTGGGGGTCGATGTATTTCAGCCATGTATCTGCGGGCTCCATGACGTGGCCGTCGGCATCGACCACCCGGCCCTTTGTTTCTTGAGACATACAGGTGCACTCCTCATGGTCATTTGAAAGTAGCCCCTCATTTAGCAAGGGACGGGAGAGAACTCTAGCACCGCCAGACTCTCGACCGCGAGAATCTCGTCTGCCACAATACATGCGCCCGCTGACTGGGAGCAGCAATGGAGGATTCTGTTCATGAAAGGACATGCGCGCCAATTCATGACGTCAAAAGTAGCGTTGGCGACGCCACAGATGACTTTGGCCGATGCCGCCCGCGAACTGAGCCGGCTGGAAATCAGCGGTTTGCCGGTGGTGGACACCGACGGTCAAGTGCTCGGCATCGTGACAGAAAGCGATTTACTCGATGCCTTGCTGGCAGAGACGTCGGTGGAGACACGCGTTCACACGGTGATGACCTCGCCCGTGGTCACGGTGGACGAGTTCACCCCGGCTGATGTAGTCGCGCGGCTGCTGCGTACCCATCGGGTGCATCACCTTCCGGTCATGCGCCAGGGATCGGTCGTGGGGATCATCACCCCCCAGGAGATCATCCGCTACTTCGTGACGAACGAGCTGCCCGTGCCGCCAGAAGTGGCGTAAGTGAAGCTTTCCTCAGTGAGGAGCGAGAACGAAGTATGAAATTTTCGGAACTGGTAGAACAAGCGAGCGCGCTTCTCGAAAAGAAGAGGCGCATGACCTATCGTGCGCTCAAGCGGGAGTTCGACCTTGATGACGAGACGCTGGCCGATGTCAAAGAAGAACTCATCAAAGCGGCGCAGGTAGCCAGAGATGAAAACGGGGAAGTGCTGGTGTGGGTCGGAAAGAGAAAAGTTGGTAGTTTTCAGTTGTCAGTTGGTAGTCCCTAACCCCCATCCTTAACACCCAATCTCCAGCCCCCCAGCAGCTACACGCCCCCACATCTAGCCGAACGCATCCGCGCCGCCACCCTGACCGACGGCGAGCGCAAGACTATCACCGCCTTGTTTGCCGATCTCAAAGGCTCGACGGCGTTGATCGAAGGCTTGGGCCCCGAAGACGCCCGGGCGAGGATCGATCCCGCGCTGCAACTGATGATGGACGCCGTGCATCAGTATGACGGCTATGTGGCCCAAGTGCTGGGCGATGGCATCTTTGCCTTGTTCGGGGCGCCTATCGCCCATGAAGATCATCCCCAGCGATCCGTGTACGCCGCGCTGCGCATGCAAGAAGCCATGCGCCGCCATACCGATATGTTGCGAGCAAAGGGCTATCCCCCGCTGCTCATGCGCGTGGGCATCAACACCGGGGAAGTGGTCGTGCGCTCCATCCAGAAAGACGCTTTGCATGCCGATTACGTGCCGGTCGGGCATTCGACCAACATTGCGGCGCGCATGGAGCAGATGGCCAATCCCGGTGCGATCATCGTGTCGGAGTACACCCACAAACTCACCGACGGCTACTTTGCCTTCAAGGATCTGGGACCCACGCAGATCAAAGGGGTAGAAGCGCCCCTGAACATCTATGAAGTGCTCGGTGCCGGACCCTTACGCACGCGGCTGCAAGTGTCGGCGCGGCGCGGGCTGACGCGCTTTGTCGGACGGCAGAGCGAGATGGAGCAGTTGCAGACAGCGTTGGAGCAAGCCAAAGCGGGGCACGGGCAAATCGTCGGAACGACGGGTGAGCCGGGACTGGGCAAATCGCGCTTGTTCTATGAATTCAAGCTGCTCTCGGTGAGTGGCTGTCTCGTGCTGGAAGCCTATTCGGTGTCGCACGGCAAAGCCACGGCGTACTTGCCGGTGATCGAGTTGCTCAAGAGCTACTTCGACATCCAGGCTCAGGACGATGAACGCAAACGGCGCGAGCGGGTCATTGGCAAAGTGCTCGGTCTCGACCGCAGCTTGGAAGACACGTTGCCCTATCTGTTTGCGTTGCTAGGCATTGAAGAACAACCCTCACCGTTGCAGCAGATGGACCCGCAGATTCGGCGCCGCCGCACTTTTGAGGCGCTCAAGAAGCTCTTTCTCAGAGAGAGTCTCAACCAACCCCTCATTCTCATCTTTGAAGACTTGCACTGGATCGATGGGGAGACGCAAGGCTTTCTCGACGTACTCAGTGAGAGTGTGGCCAGCGCCAAGCTACTGCTCCTCACCAACTACCGTCCCGAGTATCGCCATGAGTGGGGGCAGAAGACGTATTACACGCAATTACGTCTGGCTCCCTTCAGCAGAGCCGAGGCAGAGGAGTTCCTTGACGTATTGTTGGGTACCACGGTAGAGACGTTGCCTGCAACGTCTCTACAAGCCCTCAAACAACTCATCCTCGACAAGACCCAAGGCACGCCCTTCTTCATGGAAGAGATCGTGCAAGAATTGGTGGAACAGGGGGTCTTAATCCGCGATGCCGTAGGGGCACGGCGTGCCGTGCCCCTACCAACGGACCTCCACCTTCCCCCCACCGTCCAAGGCATCCTCGCCGCCCGCATCGACCGCCTCGCCCCCGACGAGAAAGCCTTGCTCCAGCAGCTCTCCGTCATTGGCCGGGAGTTTCCGTTGGGCGTAATCCGTCAGGTCATCACTCAGCCGGAAGCCGACATGTATCGCCTGCTGGCCTCGTTGCAGCGCAAAGAATTTCTCTACGAACAGCCCGCCTTTCCGGAAGTCGAATACATTTTCAAGCATGCGCTGACCCAGGACGTGGCCTACGGCACGGTGTTGCAGGAACAGCGCAAGCGCTTACACGAGCAGACGGCACAAGCGATTGAGCAACTATTCTATGGTCGGTTAGAGGAGCATTGCGACGAGTTAGCCCATCACTACAGTCGGAGTGGCAACATCCAGAAGGCGGTGGATTATCTCCAGCTTGCCGGGCAACAAGCCGTGCAACAGTCAGCGTACGCAGAAGCGGTTACGCACTTCACCGCCGCTCTGAAATTGCTCAAGACCCTGCCAGATACACCTGCGCGCGCTCAGCAGGAACTCCCGCTGCAGATCGCCTTAGCCACACCGTTAACGGCCACGAAAGGCCTTGCGGCTCCAGAAGTGGGAGCTGTCTACACTCGTGCGCTAGCGCTGTGCCAACAGGTCGGTGAGACCCTCATCTTTTCCCGACGATCTGGGGCGCGCGGCGGTTTTACTTGTTTCGGGCAGAGCTACAGGCGGCGCGTGAACTGGCTGAGCGGCTCGTCCCCCTGGCTCAGCATGTGCAAGACCCCACTCTCCTCGTGGCAACACACTATGGGTTGGGATTGGTTCTGCGCTATTCCGGGGCATCAGTCTCGGCTCGCGCACACTTTGAGCAAGCTATCGCCCTCTATGACCTCAGGCAGCGTCACTCTTCAATTGCTCTTCAGGGAGCGGACCCTGGTGTCGCTGGTCGCTCCGCTCTGGCTCAAGTCTTGTGGCTGCTTGGGTACCCAGACCAGGCTCTGAAGCGGAGTCGCGAAGCTCTAGCTCTGGCCCTGGAGATCGATCACCCTTTTACCACGGCCAGCACCTGGACTATGAATCCTGTGCTTCATCAGTTCCTGCACGAGGCTCCAGTCGTTCAGCAGCGGGCCGAAGTAGCGATCGCGCTCTCGAATGAGCAAGGGTTTTCGTCTCCTTCCGCTTGGGGTATCTTACAGCGAGGCTGGGCGCTGGCTATGCAGGGGCGGGAAGAGGAAGGCATCCAACAGCTACAACAGGGTATGGCCGCCGTGCGGGCCACGGGGACAGAGCTGAACCGGCCGTATAATCTCGCCCTACTAGCCGAAGCGTATAGCAAGACAGGACAGGTAGAAGAGGGATTGACTGTCTTGGCCGAGGCGCTGGCTACGGTGGACAAAACTGGGGAGCGCTTCTACGAGGCGGAGGTGTATCGGATCAAGGGGGAACTGTTGCTGCAACAGGCAAGGGAAAAATCAAAAGGCAAAAATCAAAAATCCCTAACCCCTAGCACCTAACCCCTAATCCTTAGACTCTGGTTCACCGCAGGATTTTCTTTTTCATCACCAGGAGATTTTTCTCCTGCTGCCGGCGGTACTCCACTGCATCCATGATCTTTCGCACCAAATGAATGCCCAATCCTCCCATTGGCCTGTCCGCTAGTGGTTTGCTGGTATCCGGCGGGGCCGCCGCCAACGGGTTAAACGGCCGGCCGTCATCCTCCACTTCCGCTGTCACCTCCTCCCCCGTGGACGACAGACGCAGCATAATCTCGTGCTCACCGGCATCGTCATAGCCGTAGGAAATCACATTCGTCACAATCTCTTCCAGCGCGACATTGAGCTCAAATGCCAGGCTTGTAGACAGATGGCACCGTTCGGCGAATGCTTCCACCACCCGGGCTAATCGTCCAATCTCCGAGAGCTGGTTCTTGAAGAGAATCGATTCTTGCTCCCCCCGTGTCTCGTCGCCGTGATGATCCTCGCCCTGGTAGTGTATGGCTAAAGCGGTAATGTCATCACTCTGTTCCGCGCCGGAGGAAAACTGCTGCAATTCCCCGAGGACGCCGCGAATGAGATCTCTCGGGGACAAACCGTTCGCCCGGGTCAAGAACTCGTGTAACCGGAGATCCGAGAACTGATTGTACACGCGGTCCATCGCTTCGGTGACCCCGTCGGTGTACAGGAAGAGCCGGTCTCCCGCTCGGAGCTGTAGCGTCTTGGACTGATATGCGGTGTCTTCCAGTACTCCCAGCGCCATGCCCTTGGTCTTCGCCAACGGCTCCACCGCGCCATCGCGCGCAAGGACATACGGAGGATTATGGCCGCCGCTGCTGTACTCTAGAGTTCCGGTGCGCAGGTGTAAAATGCCGTAAAAAAGTGTGACAAACATGCCGGTGTCGTTATCGCGACAGAGTTCGTTATTCAGCTCGGCTAGCACCGCCTCGGGGCGGCTTTGTTTGCTGGCGATGACCCGGAGCAACGTTTTCGTGACCGACATAAACAACGCGGCTGGAATGCCTTTCCCGGACACATCGCCGATAGCGAGACCGAGGGAGTCCTCGTCAAGGAGCAGAAAATCGTAGAAGTCTCCTCCCACCTCCCGCGCCGGTTCGATGACGGCATAAAGGTCAAAATCGGTTCGATGCGGGAACGGGGGAAAGCGTTTGGGCAACATGCTCATCTGGATCTCGTGAGCAAGCTTGAGCGCCTCTTCCATCCGCTGCTTCTCGACATAGGCTTCGATTAGTTGCGCCCGATCTAGGGCGACGGCAGCGTGCGCGCCAAACGCCGCCAACAGGGACTCGTCTCTCTCGTCGAAGCCGCCGCCGCCTTTCTTGTTCAACACCTGGATCACACCGACCAGCTTCCTTTCGGTACTCATCAGGGGGAGGCACAGCAGGGAACGGGTGCGATACCCGGTCCGTTTGTCGAAGTCCGGGTTGAATCTCGGGTCCATATAGGCATCGGCAAGATTCACTCCCTGGCGAGTCTGAGCGACATGCCCGGCAATCCCCACGCCCACAGGGAAACGAATTTCCTGTAATGGTTCAAGCTCTTGCGCAATCTTACTCCACAACTCATTGCGCCCTTCGTCGTACAAGAAGAGGCTCGTGCGTTCCGCGTCCATCACTTCGATCGTTTTCTGCATGATGACTTGCAGCAAACTGTCCAGTTGTACCTCACTGGACATGGCCCTGGACACTTTCAAAATGGCATTGAGATTGCGGATCTCACGTTCGATATCGACCGTTGGTATGGTCTCGGGCATAGCGCTACCTCTTTGAATGTAAGCGGTCAGCCGTCAGCTTTCAGCTTCTGAGAGAATCTTCTGGCTCCTCTTCCTCTGGCTGACTACTGATTGCTGAGCGCTGAGAGCTGAACATTTACTTTTGCAGACACGCTCTCAGGATTGTCTGTACTGCCGAACCGCCGAAGCCTTGACCCTAAAGGGTTTTGCACTATATGTTGCCTATCCTCGGAAATTGGGAAAGGGGGACTTCATCTCTATGGCGGAATCTGCATCCTTCCTTGGCTCTGTACGCCGGTTCTTTCGCGATTACTTACTGGTTATGGAAACGCGCGGCTCCTTCGGCCAGCTGGTCCAGAAAGCGACAGGGGACCCTGCTCTGCGTCAACGCCTCGTGCAGACGCCCAAGCAGGTCTTGGCTGAAGCCGGCATCACGTTGCCCGCAGACCTGGAGGTAGAGATTGTCGAAAATACCGATAAGGTCATTCACCTTGTGCTGCCCCCGCTGATGGAGGCAAGTGACGCGGAAGGAGGAACGAAATGAAACCAAACCCGGTGAAACAGGCGATCGTGCGAGCCTGCACGGATGCCGCCTATCGTGCGCGTCTCTTGGCCGACCCTCGGAAAGCCCTGGCCGAGGAAGGCATTGACGTGCCGCCAGATATCGAAGTGAAGGTGCACGAGAACTCGGACAATAAGATCGTGGCTGTCCTCCCTGGGCCGCAGATTGCGGAGCTACGAGAGCGGACCCGGCACTTACCGAATGGACCGGTGGCCGATGTCCCTGCTGGCTTGGCCCTCGAATGGCAACAAACCTCCCTGATTGCGAAGGGCCGGATCGACACGAACACGGCTCCGGCGCTCCGGCGTGAACTCCAGAAAGCGTTTGTCGATATTGACCTCGTCATGACTGAAGTGACGTTCTTGAGTTCCCCCGGCTTGGCTGCACTGCT
Above is a window of Deltaproteobacteria bacterium DNA encoding:
- a CDS encoding NHLP leader peptide family natural product precursor yields the protein MAESASFLGSVRRFFRDYLLVMETRGSFGQLVQKATGDPALRQRLVQTPKQVLAEAGITLPADLEVEIVENTDKVIHLVLPPLMEASDAEGGTK
- a CDS encoding STAS domain-containing protein, with the protein product MKPNPVKQAIVRACTDAAYRARLLADPRKALAEEGIDVPPDIEVKVHENSDNKIVAVLPGPQIAELRERTRHLPNGPVADVPAGLALEWQQTSLIAKGRIDTNTAPALRRELQKAFVDIDLVMTEVTFLSSPGLAALLAGQKHLATHDSHLRLFDVPLEIRNVLEMVGFLDLFEIVTPSSLGEAYVAAMMVTPFH
- a CDS encoding AAA family ATPase; amino-acid sequence: MRAATLTDGERKTITALFADLKGSTALIEGLGPEDARARIDPALQLMMDAVHQYDGYVAQVLGDGIFALFGAPIAHEDHPQRSVYAALRMQEAMRRHTDMLRAKGYPPLLMRVGINTGEVVVRSIQKDALHADYVPVGHSTNIAARMEQMANPGAIIVSEYTHKLTDGYFAFKDLGPTQIKGVEAPLNIYEVLGAGPLRTRLQVSARRGLTRFVGRQSEMEQLQTALEQAKAGHGQIVGTTGEPGLGKSRLFYEFKLLSVSGCLVLEAYSVSHGKATAYLPVIELLKSYFDIQAQDDERKRRERVIGKVLGLDRSLEDTLPYLFALLGIEEQPSPLQQMDPQIRRRRTFEALKKLFLRESLNQPLILIFEDLHWIDGETQGFLDVLSESVASAKLLLLTNYRPEYRHEWGQKTYYTQLRLAPFSRAEAEEFLDVLLGTTVETLPATSLQALKQLILDKTQGTPFFMEEIVQELVEQGVLIRDAVGARRAVPLPTDLHLPPTVQGILAARIDRLAPDEKALLQQLSVIGREFPLGVIRQVITQPEADMYRLLASLQRKEFLYEQPAFPEVEYIFKHALTQDVAYGTVLQEQRKRLHEQTAQAIEQLFYGRLEEHCDELAHHYSRSGNIQKAVDYLQLAGQQAVQQSAYAEAVTHFTAALKLLKTLPDTPARAQQELPLQIALATPLTATKGLAAPEVGAVYTRALALCQQVGETLIFSRRSGARGGFTCFGQSYRRRVNWLSGSSPWLSMCKTPLSSWQHTMGWDWFCAIPGHQSRLAHTLSKLSPSMTSGSVTLQLLFRERTLVSLVAPLWLKSCGCLGTQTRL
- a CDS encoding cupin domain-containing protein; protein product: MPVLDNNTVTRFQIPGLDHQTLAGPEHGFGTLEMWMQTIKPGAGTPMHRHACEEAIVVLRGSGQCTINGVVCDFGPNSTLQIPPDAIHQIVNTGTEDMFLVAALGQAPVRVCTAENQHMPLPWQAS
- a CDS encoding SpoIIE family protein phosphatase — protein: MPETIPTVDIEREIRNLNAILKVSRAMSSEVQLDSLLQVIMQKTIEVMDAERTSLFLYDEGRNELWSKIAQELEPLQEIRFPVGVGIAGHVAQTRQGVNLADAYMDPRFNPDFDKRTGYRTRSLLCLPLMSTERKLVGVIQVLNKKGGGGFDERDESLLAAFGAHAAVALDRAQLIEAYVEKQRMEEALKLAHEIQMSMLPKRFPPFPHRTDFDLYAVIEPAREVGGDFYDFLLLDEDSLGLAIGDVSGKGIPAALFMSVTKTLLRVIASKQSRPEAVLAELNNELCRDNDTGMFVTLFYGILHLRTGTLEYSSGGHNPPYVLARDGAVEPLAKTKGMALGVLEDTAYQSKTLQLRAGDRLFLYTDGVTEAMDRVYNQFSDLRLHEFLTRANGLSPRDLIRGVLGELQQFSSGAEQSDDITALAIHYQGEDHHGDETRGEQESILFKNQLSEIGRLARVVEAFAERCHLSTSLAFELNVALEEIVTNVISYGYDDAGEHEIMLRLSSTGEEVTAEVEDDGRPFNPLAAAPPDTSKPLADRPMGGLGIHLVRKIMDAVEYRRQQEKNLLVMKKKILR
- a CDS encoding amidohydrolase, yielding MSQETKGRVVDADGHVMEPADTWLKYIDPQYRDRAIRIAFDNDGYENLLIDNRRLELVRGHLGVLGGIGMDPVALHQNGKMTYADGCPAGGYDPKARLKVMDEEGIDIAMFYPTIGICWEGMVTDAKLATAYTRAYNRWIVDFCRENPKRLFPTAHISLLDPEGAVEEVTRARKDGCVGVYLSPDMAARGGKHFDDPSYVRFWETVQDLEMPVGFHVVVRDQPAFQGWLHRDKRDRLFGFAFLAIDVMAAFTQMLSWGMFEKYPRLKCTVLEAGANWISAWLDRLDHKYEVMSSYTPLTMKPSAYFYRQCLVSADPDESITAAVVERVGAEYFVWASDYPHVDASFGVVKEMKERLAPLSPEAQRLVLGENAIRFYNLSV
- a CDS encoding CBS domain-containing protein, whose translation is MKGHARQFMTSKVALATPQMTLADAARELSRLEISGLPVVDTDGQVLGIVTESDLLDALLAETSVETRVHTVMTSPVVTVDEFTPADVVARLLRTHRVHHLPVMRQGSVVGIITPQEIIRYFVTNELPVPPEVA